A single Lusitaniella coriacea LEGE 07157 DNA region contains:
- a CDS encoding response regulator — protein sequence MSKPVIVCVDDERFVLVGLRDQLTPYFGQEYDIELAESGEEALEIFEELQAEGIEIPLAIADQMMPNMNGDELLIELHHKYPKTLKILLTGQANTEAIVNAVNQANLYRYIGKPWDAEDLRLTIAEALRSYAQDKKLTAQNKTLQTINRELEQLNVSLEKKVSQRTAQLEDAKQAAEVANQAKSEFLANMSHELRTPLNGILGYAQILQRDRASTPKQKDGVDIIYRCGNHLLALIEEILDLSKIEAKRLELAPSDCHVASFLAEIVDICRIKAEQKEISFRYEVLNKLPAGIRVDKKRLRQILLNLLSNALKFTDVGGVTFKVEAIETEEAEAIATLRFQVEDTGSGIAPEQLERIFSPFEQVGARSRHSEGTGLGLAITRQLAAMMNSQINVRSTPSCGSTFWLDLTVPLATPQHSAAISSDEREIIGYQGDTQTILIVDDRWENRSVLISLLVPLGFEVVVAKSGEEALTVAEKFRPNLAIVDLIMPDIDGLEVTRRLRQSNKFDNLTIIASSASVFNAERQRSLAEGCDAFLPKPIRTQDLFDRLQQFLGLTWIYEDEGEEENGNNLSDESLSDENIPPADELLPLYEVAQNGDIERTKQEALRIYNLDSQYRGFATKVLELAEEFEDEEIIDLIEAYILS from the coding sequence ATGAGTAAGCCGGTGATTGTTTGCGTAGATGACGAGCGATTTGTACTGGTTGGTTTGAGGGATCAACTCACGCCTTATTTCGGTCAAGAGTACGATATCGAGTTGGCAGAAAGTGGGGAGGAGGCGTTAGAAATTTTTGAGGAGTTGCAGGCGGAGGGAATTGAAATTCCCCTCGCGATCGCGGATCAAATGATGCCGAACATGAATGGGGATGAATTATTAATCGAATTGCATCACAAATATCCCAAAACTCTCAAGATTTTGCTCACCGGACAAGCGAATACAGAGGCAATTGTTAATGCGGTCAATCAGGCAAATTTATATCGTTATATTGGCAAGCCTTGGGATGCGGAGGATTTAAGATTAACGATCGCAGAAGCGCTGCGCAGTTACGCTCAGGATAAAAAATTAACCGCTCAAAATAAAACGCTTCAAACTATCAATCGCGAACTCGAACAATTGAATGTGTCTTTGGAGAAGAAAGTTTCCCAGCGCACGGCACAGTTGGAGGACGCAAAACAGGCGGCTGAGGTTGCCAACCAAGCAAAAAGCGAATTTTTGGCAAATATGAGTCACGAGCTGCGCACGCCCCTCAATGGGATTTTAGGGTACGCGCAAATTCTCCAGCGCGATCGCGCGAGTACCCCCAAACAAAAGGACGGGGTTGATATTATTTATCGTTGCGGCAACCATTTACTCGCGCTGATTGAGGAGATTTTAGACCTTTCCAAAATTGAAGCCAAACGACTCGAACTCGCCCCCAGCGATTGCCATGTTGCCTCCTTTCTCGCAGAAATTGTCGATATTTGTCGCATCAAAGCCGAACAAAAAGAAATTTCTTTTCGCTACGAGGTGTTGAATAAATTACCTGCGGGCATTCGGGTGGATAAAAAGCGCTTGCGACAAATTCTTTTAAACTTACTGAGCAATGCCCTCAAGTTCACCGATGTGGGAGGCGTGACTTTTAAGGTAGAGGCGATTGAGACAGAAGAGGCTGAAGCGATCGCCACTCTGCGCTTTCAAGTCGAAGATACCGGAAGTGGAATTGCGCCGGAGCAATTGGAGCGGATATTTTCGCCCTTCGAGCAAGTGGGCGCGCGATCGCGCCATTCGGAGGGAACGGGGTTGGGATTGGCAATTACCCGGCAACTCGCCGCCATGATGAATAGTCAAATCAACGTTCGCAGTACCCCCAGTTGCGGAAGCACTTTTTGGTTAGACCTCACCGTTCCCCTCGCTACACCCCAACACAGTGCGGCAATCTCCAGCGACGAACGGGAAATTATCGGCTATCAGGGGGACACTCAAACCATCCTTATTGTGGACGATCGTTGGGAAAATCGTTCGGTTCTCATTAGTTTACTGGTTCCCTTGGGATTTGAAGTGGTGGTGGCAAAAAGTGGCGAGGAAGCCCTAACCGTCGCTGAGAAATTTCGTCCCAATCTCGCGATCGTCGATTTAATTATGCCCGATATAGACGGCTTAGAAGTGACTCGTCGGTTGCGTCAGTCCAACAAGTTCGACAACCTAACAATTATTGCTTCTTCCGCCAGCGTTTTTAATGCCGAACGCCAACGCAGTCTAGCGGAAGGATGCGATGCTTTTCTCCCCAAACCGATTCGCACTCAAGATTTGTTCGATCGCTTGCAACAATTTCTCGGCTTAACGTGGATTTATGAAGATGAAGGAGAGGAAGAGAACGGCAACAATCTATCAGACGAATCCCTCTCAGATGAAAATATTCCTCCCGCAGACGAACTCCTTCCCCTTTATGAAGTCGCGCAAAATGGCGATATCGAACGAACAAAACAAGAAGCGCTACGAATCTATAATTTAGATTCTCAATATCGAGGATTTGCAACCAAAGTTCTGGAATTAGCTGAGGAATTTGAAGATGAAGAGATTATCGATTTGATTGAAGCGTATATTTTGTCCTAG
- a CDS encoding tetratricopeptide repeat protein, whose product MKTSKKRSSWLYLVIVLSVLAFVGFSLLPLLSGILKNNQVAISPKSASASVQQLSPEQQQELETKAKGYELVLQREPENATALQGLVEVRLQQGYLTAALEPLETLAKLKAQQPDYTILLAEGKRQVGDYEGAFAAYETVLKDNPGNIKALQGMVNLQIQQDRPEGAIGRLQDTLKLATQANLANPGSIDVTSIQLLLGQVYVRQDRFTEAIAVYDQAIESNPQDFRPLFAKALILKEQGQYTTAKSLFTSAVSLAPPKYKDQIQQEIEELSLEPENSAEVETEPIEEEPETNPDEDN is encoded by the coding sequence GTGAAAACATCTAAAAAGCGAAGTAGCTGGCTTTATTTAGTTATCGTGTTGTCGGTTTTAGCCTTTGTCGGTTTTTCCCTGCTGCCATTGCTCAGTGGGATTCTCAAGAATAACCAGGTGGCTATTTCCCCGAAGTCCGCTTCTGCCTCTGTTCAACAACTGTCTCCCGAACAGCAACAGGAGCTAGAAACGAAGGCGAAAGGTTATGAACTCGTGCTTCAGCGAGAGCCAGAAAATGCGACCGCCCTTCAAGGATTGGTTGAAGTTCGCTTGCAGCAGGGCTATTTAACCGCAGCTCTCGAACCCCTCGAAACCCTAGCGAAGCTCAAGGCTCAACAACCGGACTACACCATCTTGCTGGCAGAAGGCAAGCGACAGGTGGGCGACTATGAAGGTGCATTTGCGGCTTACGAAACCGTTTTAAAAGACAATCCCGGCAATATTAAAGCCCTTCAGGGTATGGTGAACCTGCAAATTCAGCAAGATCGTCCAGAGGGCGCGATCGGACGGCTGCAAGACACGTTAAAATTGGCAACCCAAGCAAACCTCGCCAATCCTGGAAGCATTGATGTCACCTCGATTCAACTCCTCCTCGGTCAAGTTTACGTTCGCCAGGATCGCTTCACCGAAGCGATCGCGGTTTACGATCAAGCCATTGAATCCAATCCCCAAGATTTTCGCCCCCTCTTTGCCAAAGCCCTAATCCTCAAAGAACAGGGTCAATACACAACAGCTAAATCCCTATTTACCTCCGCCGTATCCCTTGCACCGCCGAAGTATAAGGATCAAATCCAACAAGAAATCGAAGAACTCTCCCTAGAACCGGAAAATTCGGCAGAAGTCGAAACCGAACCCATTGAGGAAGAACCCGAAACGAATCCCGATGAGGATAACTAA
- a CDS encoding CopG family ribbon-helix-helix protein yields the protein MSKDNVTFRLDSEKRAALDAIAAGLDRNLTYILNEAISLYLEIHQWQLEEIRQGIAEAEAEEFASNDEVEAMFEKLTHAN from the coding sequence ATGAGCAAAGATAATGTTACTTTCCGACTCGATAGTGAAAAAAGAGCAGCTCTAGACGCGATCGCAGCCGGACTGGATCGCAATCTCACTTACATTCTTAACGAAGCAATTTCACTCTACCTCGAAATCCACCAGTGGCAGCTTGAAGAGATTCGCCAAGGAATAGCCGAAGCCGAAGCTGAAGAGTTTGCCAGCAACGATGAAGTGGAAGCCATGTTTGAGAAATTAACCCATGCCAATTAA
- a CDS encoding YheT family hydrolase yields the protein MVRFQSLKTLEFAQEIPYRTPWYLKDGFAQTLATSFFYGKTWSWWQERAPWFSPLPAIPWQEQVFFGAEDVPLWGQWSCPPHSKATLILNYGITGTTQQAWYANVLAAKAYAQNWAVLRYDWRSHGKTAELSPVPSSDGWREGEDQVRLARQLITLGCPTPVILAGFSLGGQLVLWGLKAAEEAECDLIRGGVVLSPNLESNRSLDYLQTTWAGRKIEAALTKELKIEAKKRTQRFPHAVKPGAASRVDSIRAFDREMVIDYYGFATTTEYYQKTSGLYLLEELKRPYSVIYAADDPMFDPSLVPELERRMQHNPFAHLLLTQHGGHVSHVGSSTKPEDCFWGLNRMLGFCEALLEGETFQPQK from the coding sequence ATGGTTCGGTTCCAATCTCTCAAAACCCTAGAATTCGCCCAAGAAATTCCTTATCGCACTCCCTGGTACTTAAAAGATGGCTTCGCTCAAACCTTAGCCACTAGCTTTTTCTACGGCAAAACTTGGTCTTGGTGGCAAGAACGCGCCCCTTGGTTTTCTCCTTTGCCCGCAATTCCCTGGCAAGAACAGGTTTTTTTTGGTGCGGAAGATGTTCCCCTTTGGGGACAGTGGAGTTGTCCGCCCCATTCCAAAGCAACCTTAATCCTGAACTACGGCATTACCGGAACGACTCAACAGGCTTGGTACGCCAACGTTCTCGCCGCCAAAGCCTACGCTCAAAATTGGGCGGTGCTGCGCTACGATTGGCGGAGTCACGGCAAAACCGCAGAACTCTCCCCCGTTCCCTCCTCTGACGGTTGGCGAGAAGGAGAAGATCAAGTCCGTTTGGCACGGCAGTTAATCACGCTGGGCTGTCCGACTCCGGTCATATTAGCGGGATTTTCTTTGGGGGGTCAGCTTGTGCTGTGGGGTCTAAAAGCGGCTGAGGAGGCTGAGTGCGATCTGATTCGCGGGGGTGTAGTTCTTTCTCCCAATCTAGAGTCCAATCGTTCTTTGGATTATTTACAAACGACTTGGGCGGGACGAAAAATTGAAGCGGCATTGACGAAGGAATTGAAAATAGAGGCGAAAAAACGCACCCAACGATTTCCCCATGCGGTCAAACCGGGTGCGGCATCGCGCGTTGACTCGATTCGCGCCTTCGATCGCGAAATGGTTATCGATTACTACGGGTTTGCCACAACAACGGAGTACTATCAAAAAACTAGCGGTTTATATCTTTTGGAGGAATTAAAGCGACCGTACTCGGTCATTTATGCCGCAGACGATCCCATGTTCGATCCCTCTCTCGTGCCAGAACTCGAACGGCGGATGCAGCATAACCCTTTTGCCCATTTGCTCTTAACCCAACACGGCGGTCATGTCTCTCATGTGGGGTCTTCGACGAAGCCAGAAGATTGTTTTTGGGGTTTGAATCGAATGTTAGGATTTTGCGAAGCGTTGCTAGAAGGCGAAACATTCCAGCCCCAGAAGTGA
- a CDS encoding putative PEP-binding protein, which translates to MKSLRWLSQIQPSEFARVGGKACALAYIKQQGYPVLPGFAIPTPTFREFLKILGQVDPLLSDLSDSSLHVDINDYKALQIVARRVRLGIAKTEFPKEWRESFFAAAEQLQSATLIVRPSLALPLAREQDFSGLMRSRACWCQPQALETTLKQVWAELFRANCLFYWLRQGLRLKAIDLALLVQPLPEAIASGRIERNAQGTSIFAARGLGQSWVRGEVRPDCYSIQESTGSVETQQLGNQPLAYGLKEPIPPTLKDSGDRAIDPNCLETHPLSDERPQQAVLDPDALSELIALVQNLIAKHSTICYIEWAYVRDAAQSQGDLPKGSRRFFLVQISSYRKSVASLNPMPEPLPLGSKPKTFSLKGISASPGSAIAPAQVIHTATQPFPIVPSGRILVTPTVTPEWLPLLQKAAGVVTEQGGMTSHAAILARELSIPALVGVSGATEAIESGESLFIDGIRGEIRRARPGETLSAKLSPDSESFVPIATQILVNLSQPSRAAQAAALPVDGIGLIRSELTILSLLNSQSLSEWVQPQNKTRSVEQLSDCVVEFARQFFPRPVFYRSTDWRLPEFPPFSSPEPSSPAASNPLLGRRGTLNYRLDPTLFDLELEALVRVQNAGYRNVNLMLPFVRSPQEFVFCRDRAQKMGLMSHEAFEIWIMAEVPSVYFLLPEYVRAGVRGISLGTNDLAQLLLGVERGQEEWAQDFDERNPAVLGAIAQLIERAKSLDIPCSICGQAPVLYPEIIDRLVEWGMTAISVEPDAVPQTRRAIARAERRLLLKTIQRKPEQ; encoded by the coding sequence GTGAAATCTCTTCGTTGGCTCAGCCAAATCCAACCTTCAGAGTTTGCACGGGTTGGAGGAAAAGCCTGTGCTTTGGCTTATATCAAGCAGCAGGGATACCCCGTACTTCCGGGTTTCGCGATCCCAACACCCACATTTCGAGAATTCTTGAAGATTTTGGGGCAAGTCGATCCCCTCTTGTCGGATTTATCGGATTCGTCTTTACACGTCGATATTAACGACTATAAAGCCTTACAGATTGTGGCGCGGCGAGTGCGACTTGGGATTGCCAAGACCGAATTTCCAAAAGAATGGCGAGAAAGCTTTTTTGCGGCGGCAGAGCAGTTACAATCTGCGACGTTAATTGTTCGCCCTTCTTTGGCTTTGCCCCTTGCCCGCGAGCAAGATTTTTCCGGTTTGATGCGATCGCGCGCCTGCTGGTGCCAGCCTCAAGCCCTTGAAACCACCCTCAAACAAGTTTGGGCGGAACTCTTTCGAGCCAATTGCTTGTTTTACTGGCTGCGTCAAGGTCTTCGTCTCAAAGCGATCGATCTCGCCCTCTTAGTTCAACCGCTTCCTGAAGCAATCGCTTCGGGTCGTATCGAACGCAATGCCCAAGGCACCTCGATCTTTGCCGCGCGCGGACTCGGACAGAGTTGGGTACGGGGTGAAGTTCGACCCGATTGCTACTCGATCCAAGAGTCAACCGGAAGCGTTGAGACGCAGCAGTTGGGCAATCAACCGCTTGCTTACGGTCTAAAAGAGCCAATTCCCCCAACCCTCAAGGATTCCGGCGACCGGGCGATCGATCCCAATTGCCTGGAAACGCATCCCCTCAGCGACGAACGCCCACAACAGGCAGTACTCGATCCCGACGCACTCTCGGAATTGATTGCTTTGGTACAGAACCTCATTGCCAAACACAGTACGATTTGCTACATCGAGTGGGCTTATGTGCGGGATGCAGCGCAATCTCAAGGGGATTTGCCAAAAGGCAGCCGGCGCTTTTTTCTCGTTCAAATTAGTTCCTATCGCAAGAGTGTTGCCTCCCTTAACCCCATGCCTGAGCCTTTGCCTCTAGGGTCAAAACCAAAAACTTTCTCTCTCAAAGGGATTTCCGCATCGCCAGGAAGCGCGATCGCTCCCGCACAAGTCATTCACACCGCAACTCAACCATTTCCAATCGTTCCTTCTGGCAGAATTCTGGTTACGCCAACTGTCACCCCAGAATGGCTGCCACTTCTCCAAAAAGCCGCAGGGGTTGTCACCGAACAAGGGGGCATGACCAGTCACGCTGCCATCCTCGCGCGGGAGTTGAGCATTCCTGCTCTTGTGGGGGTTTCCGGCGCAACGGAGGCGATCGAAAGTGGCGAATCTTTATTCATTGACGGAATCAGGGGCGAAATTCGCCGCGCTCGACCGGGAGAAACGCTTTCTGCCAAGCTCTCGCCCGATTCTGAATCTTTTGTCCCGATTGCCACTCAAATCCTGGTGAATCTCAGTCAACCCAGCCGTGCAGCCCAAGCAGCAGCTCTCCCGGTGGATGGGATTGGTTTGATTCGCTCTGAATTAACGATTTTATCCCTTCTCAATTCTCAATCCTTGAGCGAGTGGGTGCAACCGCAGAATAAAACCCGTTCGGTCGAACAGTTAAGCGATTGCGTGGTGGAGTTTGCCCGCCAGTTTTTTCCCCGACCCGTTTTTTATCGCTCTACGGATTGGCGCTTGCCGGAATTTCCCCCTTTCTCTTCACCTGAACCTTCAAGCCCAGCCGCGTCTAATCCCTTATTGGGACGGCGAGGAACCTTGAATTATCGCTTAGACCCAACGCTGTTCGATCTCGAACTCGAAGCCTTGGTCAGGGTGCAAAATGCCGGCTACCGAAATGTGAATTTAATGCTGCCTTTTGTCCGCAGTCCCCAAGAATTTGTCTTTTGCCGCGATCGCGCCCAGAAAATGGGTTTAATGAGCCATGAAGCCTTTGAAATCTGGATTATGGCAGAAGTCCCATCGGTTTATTTTCTCCTGCCAGAATACGTGAGAGCAGGCGTTCGGGGCATTTCTTTGGGAACCAACGATCTCGCTCAACTCCTTTTGGGGGTCGAACGGGGACAAGAAGAGTGGGCGCAAGATTTTGACGAGCGCAATCCTGCGGTGCTGGGCGCGATCGCGCAATTGATCGAACGGGCAAAATCCCTCGATATTCCTTGCTCCATTTGCGGTCAAGCCCCCGTTCTCTACCCAGAAATTATCGATCGCCTCGTGGAATGGGGAATGACTGCCATTTCTGTCGAACCCGATGCCGTTCCCCAAACCCGTCGCGCGATCGCGCGAGCCGAACGCCGCCTGCTCCTCAAAACAATTCAGCGCAAACCCGAACAATAG
- a CDS encoding response regulator: MTKKAILCVDDERIVLTSLRDQIIHNFGRDYLCELAESVEEAWEIIEELNSDEISILVIVSDWLMPDVKGDEFLIRVRERFPNVVTVLLTGQATEEAIERTKQHANLHDYISKPWDESRLVKTLRSGLERIDE, from the coding sequence ATGACCAAAAAAGCAATTTTATGTGTCGATGACGAACGAATTGTTTTGACCAGCCTGCGCGATCAAATTATTCACAATTTTGGTCGGGATTATCTTTGCGAATTAGCAGAAAGTGTCGAGGAAGCCTGGGAAATTATTGAAGAGTTAAATAGTGACGAGATATCGATTTTAGTGATTGTTTCCGATTGGCTGATGCCTGATGTCAAAGGGGATGAATTTTTGATTCGAGTGCGGGAGCGTTTTCCCAATGTGGTGACGGTTTTGCTCACGGGACAGGCAACGGAAGAGGCGATCGAGCGAACGAAACAACACGCTAATCTTCACGACTATATTTCTAAGCCTTGGGATGAATCGAGATTAGTCAAAACGCTGCGCTCTGGGTTGGAGAGAATCGATGAGTAA
- a CDS encoding SDR family oxidoreductase yields the protein MSIKKVLVTGASGRTGSLVLEKLRQSPKEFEAVGFARSPEKVQEQFSSTEGFIFGDIKDKSSLEGALEGCTALIILTSAVPQMKAPPQPGERPEFGFEPGGTPEEVDYRGQVNQIDAAKAAGVERIVLVGSMGGTQENHPLNKMGNGNILLWKRKAEQYLIESGLNYTIIRAGGLLDQPGGKRELLVGKDDEMLENPPNGIPTSIPRADVAQTAVQALREPHAQNKAFDIISKPEDPSEGQVTKDFARLFAQATPGL from the coding sequence ATGTCTATCAAAAAAGTCCTCGTCACCGGAGCAAGCGGACGCACAGGTTCTCTCGTTCTGGAAAAATTGCGCCAATCCCCCAAAGAATTTGAAGCGGTTGGGTTTGCCCGTTCTCCGGAAAAAGTCCAAGAACAATTCAGCTCGACCGAAGGGTTTATCTTTGGGGATATTAAAGACAAATCCAGCTTAGAGGGCGCTTTGGAAGGTTGCACCGCCTTAATCATTCTCACCAGCGCAGTTCCCCAAATGAAAGCACCACCCCAACCGGGAGAACGACCAGAATTTGGCTTTGAACCCGGTGGAACGCCAGAAGAAGTAGACTATCGCGGTCAGGTGAATCAAATCGACGCGGCGAAAGCGGCTGGAGTCGAACGCATCGTCCTCGTGGGTTCGATGGGCGGAACCCAGGAAAACCATCCCTTAAATAAAATGGGAAATGGCAACATTTTGCTCTGGAAGCGCAAAGCCGAACAGTACTTAATTGAGTCAGGACTCAACTACACAATTATCCGCGCTGGCGGATTGCTCGACCAACCGGGAGGAAAGCGAGAACTGCTCGTTGGGAAAGATGACGAAATGCTGGAGAATCCCCCCAACGGCATCCCTACCTCAATCCCCAGAGCGGATGTAGCCCAAACAGCCGTGCAAGCATTGCGAGAACCCCATGCCCAAAACAAAGCCTTTGACATAATCTCCAAACCGGAAGATCCTTCCGAAGGACAAGTGACAAAGGACTTTGCTCGGTTATTCGCTCAAGCTACACCGGGACTTTAG
- a CDS encoding PAS domain S-box protein gives MTKPAIICVDDEPIVLESLKIQLRDLLGFDYPIETATSGEEALELIEELHAEGSEIALVLSDYIMPDLKGDELLKQVHALSPTTLKVLLTGQADITAVSRAIQHAKLYRYIAKPWEIEDLNLTVTEALHSYQQDKKLERQRQELEQANREQAQLIAQLQDNENRLTQILEAIPVGVLVSDPQGNPQYVNSRAQELLSDDALAAVSPERWRETYQAYQAGSEQLYPEDRDPLLLALQGCSITIDDIEIRQKEQSIPLEMWGKPIYDQSGAIVYAIAAFQDITARKQAEQVLAHYNRTLEQEVRLRTQQLEQEIAERRSAEIALRLSEEKFSKAFRSSPSAITITTVTDGQHVEVNETFCELTGYSPEEVLGSTTLDLNLWVNARDRQSLFEILQTKGSVRNYEFDFRTKSGEVKTALLSAEIITLLDQNCLLSISNDITGRIQSERALRQKNEELASTLEQLQRTQQELIQSEKMASLGQLIAGVAHEINTPMGAIRASIGNISTALDNTLRLFPQLFQQLSPQQQTDFFALLEASRQNAETLSFREERKRKRVLRQELGDRGFEDADTLATLLIRLNLTENIEPFLSLLQTEKNTLILDAAYNLVSQQSNSENIKLAVEKASKIVFALKNYARQDRSGEMVKANVADGIDVVLTIYHNQLKQGIQIRRSEEEVPDILCYPEELNQVWTNLLHNAIQAMNNKGVLNIDIARQDDRVVVNFTDSGCGIPPEIADKIFDPFFTTKPIGEGSGLGLDIVRKIVEKHQGEITLESQPGRTTFSVWLPIAGVKA, from the coding sequence ATGACTAAGCCAGCAATCATTTGTGTTGACGACGAACCCATCGTCCTAGAGAGTCTGAAAATTCAACTTCGGGATCTTCTGGGTTTTGACTATCCCATCGAAACCGCAACCAGTGGAGAAGAAGCCCTCGAACTGATTGAAGAGCTACACGCCGAGGGCAGCGAGATCGCCCTTGTCCTGTCCGATTACATCATGCCCGACCTTAAAGGAGACGAACTGCTCAAGCAGGTTCACGCCCTTTCCCCCACTACCCTCAAAGTGTTACTTACCGGACAAGCGGATATTACTGCCGTCAGTCGAGCCATTCAACACGCCAAACTCTATCGCTATATTGCCAAACCCTGGGAAATCGAAGACTTAAACCTAACCGTCACCGAAGCCCTGCATAGCTATCAACAAGACAAAAAACTCGAACGCCAGCGTCAGGAACTCGAACAAGCAAACCGCGAACAAGCCCAACTGATCGCACAATTGCAAGACAATGAAAATCGCTTAACCCAAATTCTCGAAGCCATTCCCGTTGGCGTATTGGTCAGCGATCCCCAGGGAAATCCCCAATACGTTAATTCTCGCGCCCAGGAGTTACTGAGCGACGATGCCCTGGCTGCTGTATCTCCCGAACGGTGGCGGGAAACCTATCAAGCCTATCAAGCGGGGAGCGAACAACTGTATCCCGAAGATCGCGATCCCCTGTTATTAGCGCTGCAAGGTTGCAGCATCACCATTGACGATATTGAAATTCGCCAAAAGGAACAATCCATTCCCTTAGAAATGTGGGGCAAACCCATCTACGATCAATCGGGAGCAATTGTTTACGCGATCGCGGCATTTCAAGATATCACCGCCCGCAAACAAGCCGAGCAAGTCCTCGCCCACTATAACCGCACCCTCGAACAAGAAGTTCGCCTGCGCACCCAACAACTCGAACAAGAAATCGCCGAACGCCGTTCCGCCGAAATTGCCCTGCGCCTCTCCGAAGAAAAATTTTCCAAAGCCTTTCGTTCGAGTCCCAGCGCCATTACCATCACCACCGTAACCGACGGACAGCACGTAGAAGTCAACGAAACCTTTTGCGAACTCACCGGATACTCCCCCGAAGAAGTCCTCGGTTCTACGACCCTCGATCTCAATCTTTGGGTGAACGCGCGCGATCGTCAATCCCTCTTTGAAATCCTCCAAACCAAAGGATCGGTGCGCAACTACGAATTCGACTTCCGCACCAAATCCGGCGAGGTTAAAACCGCCCTCCTCTCCGCCGAAATTATTACCCTCCTCGACCAAAATTGCTTGCTCTCGATCTCCAATGACATTACCGGACGCATCCAATCCGAACGGGCATTGCGCCAGAAAAATGAAGAACTCGCCAGCACCCTCGAACAACTCCAACGAACCCAACAGGAACTCATTCAATCGGAAAAAATGGCTTCCCTCGGTCAACTGATTGCAGGAGTGGCACACGAAATCAACACCCCAATGGGCGCAATTCGCGCTTCTATTGGCAATATTTCTACCGCCCTCGACAACACCCTACGCCTTTTTCCCCAACTCTTTCAACAACTCTCTCCCCAACAACAAACCGATTTCTTCGCTCTCCTTGAAGCCAGTCGCCAAAACGCCGAAACCCTCTCTTTTCGGGAAGAACGCAAGCGAAAGCGCGTTCTGCGTCAGGAACTTGGCGACCGAGGGTTTGAGGACGCGGATACCCTTGCCACGCTTTTAATTCGATTGAATCTCACAGAAAATATCGAACCGTTTTTATCTCTTCTGCAAACGGAGAAGAACACCTTAATTCTGGATGCTGCTTATAATCTGGTCAGCCAACAGAGCAATAGCGAGAATATTAAATTGGCAGTGGAGAAAGCGTCAAAAATTGTCTTCGCTTTGAAAAATTACGCCCGCCAAGATCGCTCTGGCGAGATGGTTAAAGCCAACGTTGCCGATGGAATTGACGTGGTTCTGACGATCTATCACAATCAATTAAAACAGGGAATCCAAATTCGTCGCAGCGAGGAAGAGGTTCCAGATATTCTCTGTTATCCCGAAGAACTCAATCAAGTCTGGACGAATTTGCTCCATAACGCCATCCAAGCGATGAATAACAAAGGAGTTCTGAATATCGATATTGCTCGGCAAGACGATCGCGTGGTCGTGAATTTTACGGATTCTGGGTGCGGGATTCCCCCAGAAATTGCCGACAAAATTTTCGATCCCTTCTTTACAACGAAACCTATTGGAGAAGGAAGTGGTTTAGGATTAGATATTGTTCGTAAAATTGTTGAGAAGCATCAGGGAGAAATTACGCTAGAGAGTCAGCCGGGACGCACTACATTTAGCGTGTGGTTGCCCATTGCCGGAGTCAAGGCGTAA